From the genome of Pseudomonas sp. WJP1:
TGCGCAAACCGGTCGAGCCCGCGGGCTTCCTGGCCGGTGGCGAACAACTGCAGATCGGTGACTTGAGCATTGGTGTCATTGCCGTGGCCCACGATGCGCAGGAGCCGACGCAATACGTTTTCAGTGACGGTGAGCGGCGCTTCGGCCTGCTGACCGACCTGGGTTCGTATTGCGACAAGGTGCTGGACGGCTATCGCGACCTCGATGCATTGATGATCGAGGCCAACCATTGCCGGGACATGCTGGCTCGCGGTCATTACCCGTACTTTCTCAAGCAGCGGGTGGGCGGTGAGCTGGGACATTTGAACAACCATCAGGCGGCATTCCTGGTGTCCGAGTTGGGCTGGAAAGACCTGCAACACCTGGTCCTGGCCCATCTGAGCAGCAAGAACAACCTGCCGCGGCTGGCCCGGCAATGTTTTGTCGACACCCTCGGGTGCGACCCGGACTGGCTGCAACTGGCCGATCAAGATTCAGGGCTCGACTGGCGACACATCGCCTAGCCCACCTACTTAGCAAGCGGAGCCCATCATGGAAAAACGTGAAGAACTGTACCGCGGCAAAGCCAAATCGGTTTACAAGACCGACGACGCCAACCGCTTGATCCTGCTGTTTCGCAACGACACTTCGGCGTTCGACGGCAAGCGCATCGAACAGCTCGACCGCAAAGGCATGGTGAACAACAAGTTCAATGCCTTCATCATGCAGAAACTCGAAGCCGCCGGCGTGCCGACCCAGTTCGACAAACTGCTGGGCGACAACGAATGCCTGGTGAAGAAGCTCGACATGATCCCGGTCGAGTGCGTCGTGCGTAACTACGCCG
Proteins encoded in this window:
- a CDS encoding MBL fold metallo-hydrolase is translated as MRFAVLGSGSQGNGTLIASADTYVLVDCGFSLRETEKRLLRLGVDPAQLSAILVTHEHADHVHGVGLLSRRYNLPVYLSRGTLRGMRKPVEPAGFLAGGEQLQIGDLSIGVIAVAHDAQEPTQYVFSDGERRFGLLTDLGSYCDKVLDGYRDLDALMIEANHCRDMLARGHYPYFLKQRVGGELGHLNNHQAAFLVSELGWKDLQHLVLAHLSSKNNLPRLARQCFVDTLGCDPDWLQLADQDSGLDWRHIA